AGTCCTATTTTGCCACTGTTCCTCACCTCATTCAAACAATGAACTGGATTTTTTCTACATCTGTTTCATAAACTGAAACTATGTCCCTCTTTCATAACCCTGTCATCCTTGTTAGTTTCTTCCCACTTAGGCTAGTCATAGGGCTATGAGACTTTTGGGGATAAATCCGAGTGTTCCTAGCCTGAAGGAACTAGGACTATTTTACTAAGAACCACCCAAGGAAGGGGTGGAACATTCTGACACCTGCTTACTGCCAACAGGCCATCTGTCCTGGACAGCTTTGCCTTGCTTTCTGGACAGTTGAACACTCTGAACAAGGTCTTGAAGCATGAAAAAACACCGCTGTTCCGTAACCAGGTCATCATCCCTCTGGTGTTGTCTCCAGACCGAGATGAAGATCTCATGGTAAGAGCAGAAAAAGAATACAACTTGGGAAATTAAGGAGTTTTTTAGGCTTCTTTACTATTTAGGGAAATTAAGTTCTTAGCTGAGAACTTAGAAATAATTTTGGAGGCCTTGCTTTTTGTTCTTCTGAAGGTGGGAGAGCCACTCCCAAATAGTGTTGTAATAACCTGAGGGGTATGTCACCAAGGCTGGTACCTTCCTTCTCCAACATCTGTCTCAAGCCACAAAGTCTGCCCTTTGGTGACTTTGTCTGTTTCAGTCTTTGAAACGTGGCAGACAGTGATAGTTTAATTTGCCTCTAGGTCTGGTAGAGATAGGGATGTGAGAAGACACAAAAAATGAAGGCTGGAGTAAAGGAGATTGTGTCCTAGGAAACTAGATATTATGTCTTAGGTTGTATTTTCCTTGAAAATGCACTGTTTGCCTGTGGATGGGACTGTATATCAGGCCAGATAGAATCTTCTTGGAGTGCATAGTAGGATCAATAAAATCTGTGTGTTGCAGCGGCAGACTGAAGGACGGGTGCCCGTTTTCAGCCATGAGGTAGTCCCTGACCATCTGAGAACCAAGCCTGACCCTGAGGTGGAAGAACAGGAGAAGCAACTGACGACAGATGCTGCCCGCATTGGTGCAGATGCAGCCCAGGTTGGACTGAGTCACTGCCTTGCTGCCCCATCCCCATCCCATCATGAGAAGCTAGGCATTACCATTCCTGTCTAGTAGGGATGCATAGTTGGTTGCACCTAAGCTGCTTCTGGCAGAACCCAAGGAATAAATTTGTCCATATCGTTTCCTAGTTACCCTAATCTCTGCACAAATTTGTGTGTTACAGAAGCAGATCCAGAGCTTGAATAAAATGTGTTCAAACCTTCTggagaaaatcagcaaagaggAGCGAGAATCAGAGAGTGGAGGTATGGTGGACTGGTGGCAAAACAGAGAAGGAGAGGTATATAAGATCACTGGAATGGGAATGGTTGTTTCGAGAGTAGTGAAGTTAGGACACAAGAGTGAACTGCTTTAGGGTTTGCATCCATTCTGTTAGCCTTTTGTATTTAAGGCCAACCCTGAAGCAGTGGAGGAAATGGGCAAAGTAA
This region of Macaca fascicularis isolate 582-1 chromosome 1, T2T-MFA8v1.1 genomic DNA includes:
- the MED8 gene encoding mediator of RNA polymerase II transcription subunit 8 isoform X4; translated protein: MQREEKQLEASLDALLSQVADLKNSLGSFICKLENEYGRLTWPSVLDSFALLSGQLNTLNKVLKHEKTPLFRNQVIIPLVLSPDRDEDLMRQTEGRVPVFSHEVVPDHLRTKPDPEVEEQEKQLTTDAARIGADAAQKQIQSLNKMCSNLLEKISKEERESESGGKMPSGIKTNIKSASMHPYQRPSCLVFILAVPLRCKVKKLLGQEEKKNARLQLW